Proteins from one Mucilaginibacter jinjuensis genomic window:
- a CDS encoding DUF2281 domain-containing protein, protein MSDLDLYNSIIALPENLKEEVSDFVEFLKQKAEKKAEKKERVYGYAKGFFIIPPDFDEPLDVFKDYM, encoded by the coding sequence ATGAGCGATTTAGATTTATATAATAGCATCATAGCGCTGCCCGAAAACCTAAAGGAAGAGGTTTCTGACTTTGTGGAGTTTTTAAAGCAAAAAGCTGAAAAGAAAGCCGAGAAGAAAGAGCGTGTATATGGATATGCAAAAGGTTTTTTTATAATTCCTCCTGATTTTGATGAGCCATTAGATGTTTTTAAAGACTATATGTAA
- the lnt gene encoding apolipoprotein N-acyltransferase: MKKNLILAIFSGLLLWLAWPPTQYLSFLLFVGLVPMLLAIENIILSTAKNKGKQIFAATFLGFFIWNTLSIYWVYNSVKMVGEIVAIPISLIPYSLGPLLMASACWLYFRLRVATNRSISLVGLVCFWIAYEYLHQTWPLAFPWMTLGNGFAVSHQYVQWYEYTGVYGGTIWIWVINILIFLFYMSLSEAKTKAYRTKIVIAFFAILVLPLGFSLTRYYSYQEQVNPSNVVVAQPNIDPYAKAAEIPVYQQLSILTHESDSLAQKNTEYFIWPETAIPTPFAEESIRSNNSYQQVKSFLNKYKNANVITGAETYKIYNSQQTETASPMDGGQFYDAFNSALSIENSENVQFYHKSKLVPGAESIPFASLSFLKPVFAHLGGAAGSYGRQAEPSVFYSQSGIGSDPVICYESIWGEYVGQAVLKGAQFIAIITNDGWWENTSGKDQHLDYAKLRAIETRRWVCRSANTGISAFINQRGDIVKHTGWWVRTAIKQDINLNSDLTFYTKHGDYIAKIGTFLALLGMMWILVRIRFR, translated from the coding sequence ATGAAAAAGAATCTGATACTCGCTATATTTTCTGGCCTGTTGCTTTGGCTGGCCTGGCCGCCTACCCAATATTTAAGCTTTTTATTATTTGTTGGTTTGGTGCCTATGCTGCTGGCGATAGAGAATATTATCCTATCCACAGCCAAAAATAAAGGCAAGCAAATTTTTGCCGCAACCTTCCTCGGTTTCTTTATCTGGAACACGCTTTCTATTTACTGGGTGTACAATTCGGTAAAAATGGTGGGCGAAATTGTAGCTATTCCTATCAGCTTAATCCCATATTCGCTGGGGCCTTTGTTGATGGCATCGGCTTGTTGGCTTTACTTCAGATTACGGGTAGCAACCAACCGCTCAATTAGCTTAGTTGGCTTGGTTTGCTTCTGGATTGCTTACGAATACCTGCACCAAACCTGGCCCCTGGCCTTCCCTTGGATGACTTTGGGCAACGGTTTTGCAGTAAGCCACCAGTACGTACAATGGTACGAATACACGGGAGTATACGGCGGCACAATTTGGATCTGGGTGATTAATATCCTGATCTTCTTATTCTACATGAGTTTGAGCGAGGCCAAAACGAAGGCTTATCGCACAAAAATTGTGATTGCTTTCTTTGCTATTCTTGTTCTTCCGCTTGGCTTTTCACTAACGCGATATTATAGTTACCAGGAACAAGTTAACCCATCAAACGTGGTGGTTGCCCAGCCCAATATTGATCCTTACGCTAAGGCGGCTGAAATACCGGTTTATCAGCAATTGAGTATCCTTACCCATGAGTCGGATTCGCTGGCGCAGAAAAACACTGAGTACTTTATCTGGCCAGAAACTGCCATCCCTACCCCTTTTGCAGAAGAAAGCATCCGCAGCAATAATTCGTACCAGCAGGTTAAAAGCTTTCTGAATAAGTACAAGAACGCCAACGTAATTACAGGCGCCGAAACGTATAAGATTTACAACAGCCAGCAAACAGAAACAGCCAGCCCAATGGATGGCGGGCAATTTTACGATGCCTTCAACTCGGCCTTAAGTATCGAAAATTCGGAGAACGTGCAGTTCTACCACAAATCGAAACTGGTACCGGGTGCCGAGAGTATCCCCTTTGCTTCGTTATCCTTTTTAAAGCCGGTATTTGCCCATTTGGGTGGCGCAGCAGGTAGTTATGGCCGACAGGCAGAACCGAGTGTATTTTATAGCCAAAGCGGCATAGGCAGCGACCCGGTGATCTGTTATGAATCTATCTGGGGCGAGTATGTTGGCCAGGCCGTATTAAAAGGTGCGCAATTCATTGCCATTATTACCAACGATGGCTGGTGGGAAAACACATCAGGCAAAGACCAACATCTGGATTATGCTAAACTTCGTGCTATTGAAACACGTAGATGGGTTTGCCGTTCGGCCAATACGGGGATTTCAGCATTTATTAATCAGCGCGGCGATATTGTCAAACATACCGGCTGGTGGGTACGCACAGCAATCAAACAAGATATTAATTTAAATTCTGACCTAACTTTCTACACCAAACACGGCGATTATATTGCCAAGATTGGAACCTTTTTGGCGTTGTTGGGAATGATGTGGATTTTGGTAAGGATTCGTTTTAGGTAG